The DNA sequence GAGGCTCCGCCGCAGGAAATCCAGGATCTGGTGGAAAGCGTTCGTACTCCGAAAGGTGCTGGCGTTGCGCTTGATCACTAAGTAACAGTTCGACCAGAAGTTGGGTTTAGAATCTGGCCCATGGTTGAGATATAAGTCGGGCTTCCATTTGGAAGCCCGACTTTTTTAAGGAAGATTCATATGATCTGGCATCTAATCGCTGCAATCGTCGCCGCAGTGGCGGGTGCGGGGGTCGCGCTGCTGCTGCGCAGCCTGACTCGTAAACGACTGCCGAAGTGGATCATCCCGGCGTTCGCCGGTCTGGGCATGCTCGGCTACACCATCCATTACGAATACACCTGGTTCGATACCAAGCAAGCGCGCCTGCCGCAGGGCTCCGTTGTGGTATCGAGTGAACAAGGCGAGATGTTCTGGCGCCCCTGGACCATCAAGTTTCCGATGCCACTGGTCTATACGGTGCTCGATGGCGCGAACGCGCAGATCGAAGAGACCAGCAAGGGGCCCGTCGCTCGTTTCACCCTGTATCGCTTTGAAAAGCATCATCTGATGTCCACGGTAAAAAGCGCGAATTACCAGGCGCTTTGCACCGAGAAGGTGATGTTCCGGCTGAACGAGGAAGGTCAGGCGAAGTTTGAAACCATGACCGAACTGGACGTGGCTGCGCCGCTTTACCAGGCCGTTTGCACAGCCGATCACTCTTGATCACTCCATGCCAGCAATGCCGCCTGCTATGGCGGTCAGGGCTGCTGGCGCCGGGGGATGATCCTTTCGCTACCGGCTCGGCCTCCGCGGCCGGGTAGCAGGGGCCATAGCCCCAGTCCCGCCTGCGCGCCCAACCCGAGCCAGGCCAAGGTATCCCACCAGCCATCACCCAACAGCGCGGCGAATAGTCCGGCCATACCGAGCAGGGCGATGAGGCTGGGCAGCAGGAAAGTCGATTGGCGCCAACTCATGCCATCACCTCGCGCGTCGTTGTCGCGCCGCGGCGTCGTACCCACCATAGGTAGAGCCCACTGCCGAGTACGATTATCGTCAGCACGTCCAGCACCGCCCAGAGAATCTGCATTGGACGTCCGCCGTAGTCGCCGAAGTGCAGCGGCGAGGACAGCGACAGCGCATCCATATACCAGGGGCGGCTGCCGGCAGCTGTGATGTCGAGCGTTTGCGCATCGATCAGCACCGGTGTGAGCAGATGCGAGGTCAAATGGCTACTGCCGTTCATGAACACCGTGTAATGATGCTCGCTGGAAAAACGCGTACCGGGAAATGCAATGAAATCCGGCTGCATGCCTGGTGCTGCCTGAGCGGCGATTTCCAGCAACTGACTGGCCGGTGCGCGTTCCGTCAACGGCGGGGCATCCCGGTAGGGCTCGAGCATCGCGCTCAGAGATTCGGCACGCCAAGCCTCGATCAGCAGGTCCGCACAGGCGCTGACCACGCCGGTGATGCCCACCACCAAGGCCCAACTGAGCGTGACGACACCGATCAGGTTGTGCAGATCGAGCCAGCGCGTCCTGCTGGAACGGTCGTGGCGCACCTGAGCAAATTCCAGACGCCGCATAAAGGGCGCGTATAGCACCACGCCCGAAATGATCGCCACAATGAACATAATGCCCATGAAGGCCAGGAATAACTTGCCCGGTAATCCGGCGAACATGTCCACGTGCATGCGCAGAAAGAACATCATCAGGCCGCCATTGGCCGCAGGCATCTCCACCGCTTCTCCGGTGCGCGCATCGAGCATGAAGGTATAGGAGGAGTTTGGTTCGGTGCCGGCGGTCGCAGCGGTAATGGCCACGACGCCGTTAGGTTCGTCGGCTTCCCAGCCAAAGTACTGTACTACCTCGCCGGTCCGGTGCTGCTCGGCGGCACTGACCAACTGCTGCAGATCCAGATGTGGGGTGTCGGCAGGCATCTCACGCAGCTCGGGCGCCTCGCCAAGCAGGTGCTCCAGCTCGTGGTGAAATATCAACGGTAGCCCGGTAATGGCAAGCATCAGCAGGAACAGTGTGCAGATCAGGCTGGTCCAGGTGTGGACGAAGGACCAGCGACGGATGGTGGTGGTTCGCATTAGAACTCCAGCTGCGCCGACAGCTTGAGCGTGCGTGGTGCTCCAAGGTAATGGCTGCTCAGCCAGTATTCCTCGTCGGTCAGGTTGCTCAGGTTGGCGCGCAGAGTCAGGGCACGCTCATCCCCCAAGGCCATGCGATAGCGACCGCCCAGGTCGAAAGTTGTGAATGAGGGAATGGTGTGGTCGTTGGCCTCGTCGGTGTATTGCTTGCCCGTGTAGAAGGCGCCACCGGTGAGTGTCAGCCCGGGTACGCCGAATATTGCGTATTCGCCGTACAGCTTGGCCAGGTGCCGCGCCACGTCTACCGGGCGGTTGCCGTCGTTGGCAGCGTTCGCCGCGCCTTCTACGACTGGATCGAGCAAAGTGACGCCGCCCACCAGCGTCAGTGCTGGGGTAACGTTGCCCGTTACGCTGAACTCCAGGCCCTTGTTGTTCTGCATGCCATCCTGAACGAAGAAGTTGGCTGCATTGGTGTAGGTGTTGGGCTTCTCGATGTCGAACAGCGCAACGGTGTACAGGGCACCGCCGAGCTCGGCTTTCGCACCGATTTCGTACTGCTCGCTGACGATCGGCGCCAGTGCCTGGCCGGCGTTGTTCGAGCCGCTCGGCGCCACGCCACCCGTCTGCAGACCTTCGATGTAGGTCACGTACGTAGTCAGCCACTCGACTGGCTTGTAGACGAGCGAGACGTTGGGCGAGGTTTTGGTCTCGCTGTAGTCCTCAATTTCCGGCTCGCTGCCGAACGCCTCGACCCAGACGAAGTTGTCGCTGAAGGTCTTGATGCGCGAGTGCGTCACACCAAGGATCGTCGACCACTGCTCATTGAAGGTGATGACGTCGCCGATCAGCACGCTGTCGGCCTGGCTGCGGCTGGCCAGATGGTAGTCGCCATCGCCCAGGTCGTAATCCGGCTTGGCCACTTGCGGCCGCTCGCTGAACGGCACTTCGGGCGTGACCGACACATATTGCGGACCTGGGAAGGGGATGTAATCGGTGTTGTAGCGAACCCGGGCGATGTTGCCCTGGTAGCCGAAGGTCATCGCGTGGCCGATGCCGGCGGTGTCGAAAACCGTATCGAGGAACAGGTTGGCCGAGGTTTCTTCGGTCTCTACCGGGGCGAAGGCATAGAGCGGCTGGACGTATACGCCGGCCGAATTCACGGTTGGCCCCGTATAGGCGTATTCGGTGGTGTATTGGCTGTAGCCCAGTGCACCGCGCAAGCTGAACACATCGTCCAGGCGCCACTGGAAGCGGCTGCCGACGCGGTCATGGCGGCTGTCGTTGTAAGCCCAGCGCT is a window from the Pseudomonas sp. MTM4 genome containing:
- a CDS encoding PepSY domain-containing protein; the protein is MRTTTIRRWSFVHTWTSLICTLFLLMLAITGLPLIFHHELEHLLGEAPELREMPADTPHLDLQQLVSAAEQHRTGEVVQYFGWEADEPNGVVAITAATAGTEPNSSYTFMLDARTGEAVEMPAANGGLMMFFLRMHVDMFAGLPGKLFLAFMGIMFIVAIISGVVLYAPFMRRLEFAQVRHDRSSRTRWLDLHNLIGVVTLSWALVVGITGVVSACADLLIEAWRAESLSAMLEPYRDAPPLTERAPASQLLEIAAQAAPGMQPDFIAFPGTRFSSEHHYTVFMNGSSHLTSHLLTPVLIDAQTLDITAAGSRPWYMDALSLSSPLHFGDYGGRPMQILWAVLDVLTIIVLGSGLYLWWVRRRGATTTREVMA
- a CDS encoding TonB-dependent receptor, which gives rise to MPSLTPLFRPSLLAIAIAFAPSPLLAQSAVDGAVVRDETRDYSLPTAPLATTLNRIAAEAGLVLSIDPALTRDRMAEPVEGRFDSQGALQEALRGTGLELRQSAAGSYSLHPAATDAMALPDVTVTATEALAEGSEESGYRTSTVRNVGALGGMPLQDAPYSVTVISSELMDNIQATSSDDIFKLSPTTQFTSPTSAGYASAVAIRGFSGVGNLSIANDGLRFSNGYDGGNFIEEMERLEILSGLSGFLYGPASPGGLVNYVLKRPTAERYNSVTYGTPGGENQYLHGDFGGPIDSEGRFAYRVNLLAQDGETAIDGQVERRHMASVALDWNVSDDLLIQFDASHKQSETRGLTSYWYFADQAFRPDADDLENDELYSQRWAYNDSRHDRVGSRFQWRLDDVFSLRGALGYSQYTTEYAYTGPTVNSAGVYVQPLYAFAPVETEETSANLFLDTVFDTAGIGHAMTFGYQGNIARVRYNTDYIPFPGPQYVSVTPEVPFSERPQVAKPDYDLGDGDYHLASRSQADSVLIGDVITFNEQWSTILGVTHSRIKTFSDNFVWVEAFGSEPEIEDYSETKTSPNVSLVYKPVEWLTTYVTYIEGLQTGGVAPSGSNNAGQALAPIVSEQYEIGAKAELGGALYTVALFDIEKPNTYTNAANFFVQDGMQNNKGLEFSVTGNVTPALTLVGGVTLLDPVVEGAANAANDGNRPVDVARHLAKLYGEYAIFGVPGLTLTGGAFYTGKQYTDEANDHTIPSFTTFDLGGRYRMALGDERALTLRANLSNLTDEEYWLSSHYLGAPRTLKLSAQLEF